One Brassica napus cultivar Da-Ae chromosome C9 unlocalized genomic scaffold, Da-Ae chrC09_Random_44, whole genome shotgun sequence genomic region harbors:
- the LOC125595106 gene encoding uncharacterized protein LOC125595106, with product MQKVAKDPLVKVDVQFTTTGKHYGPGSVTLSSFLGPLVREHVSVLREDWRQLDDQTEDILWEEIQGKFNLTEEWQKDAVFQQMGCLWRASKYRLVSQLRAAKSNAVRLNLKPSNIQSIETWNTWVKNMTSPSFQIRSNKYRELRRAQIPHTTSRKGMFRLSQEMKEKSSDPKQVTRSKVWLVGHTYTDGTPVRPEFADTFEKIQSVDSQMDSTSCDNVREDAVSQVLGKDKCGRVRGLGRGVTITKLAFRQARDSKVENLEAKQVELISKVDHLNM from the exons ATGCAGAAAGTGGCAAAAGACCCTCTGGTTAAGGTTGATGTGCAATTCACTACAACTGGCAAACATTATGGACCTGGTTCAGTAACCCTTTCATCATTCCTGGGTCCACTTGTAAGGGAGCATGTGTCGGTTCTACGTGAAGATTGGAGGCAGCTCGATGATCAGACAGAGGACATACTATGGGAGGAAATTCAG GGGAAATTTAATTTGACAGAAGAATGGCAGAAAGATGCAGTTTTCCAGCAGATGGGTTGTTTGTGGAGGGCTTCCAAGTATAGACTTGTTTCCCAGTTGCGTGCTGCAAAAAGTAACGCTGTGAGACTTAACTTAAAACCAAGCAACATACAATCTATTGAAACTTGGAATACATGGGTGAAGAACATGACTAGCCCATCGTTTCAG ATAAGAAGTAACAAATACAGAGAACTAAGGAGGGCTCAGATACCCCACACCACAAGCCGCAAAGGAATGTTTCGCCTATCTCAGGAGATG AAAGAAAAGAGTTCAGACCCCAAACAGGTTACAAGGAGTAAGGTGTGGCTAGTAGGACACACCTATACAGATGGGACCCCTGTGCGTCCAGAATTTGCAGATACATTT GAAAAAATTCAGTCAGTTGATAGTCAGATGGACTCCACATCTTGTGATAATGTTAGAGAAGATGCTGTTAGTCAAGTACTCGGAAAAGACAAATGTGGAAGAGTTAGAGGGTTGGGTAGAGGTGTTACCATTACTAAGCTAGCATTCCGTCAGGCTAGAGATTCAAAAGTAGAAAATCTTGAGGCTAAACAAGTTGAATTGATTAGCAAGGTGGACCACTTGAATATGTAG
- the LOC125595107 gene encoding uncharacterized protein LOC125595107 has protein sequence MENSMHMEELQSEDVRCETNETLLWRYHTERFAHWIKQKIPTNSEAHSSKLRWLAYGPRVIAQSYKGYVINGHRFHTDDVKLKTQNSGDSYEAFTMCRSSARDSGQMGDVVVYYGVIKEIIMLDYHMFQVPLFKCTWANTGNGVKEEDGFTIVNSENEPIFVSVRSIHSCIPS, from the exons ATGGAAAACAGTATGCATATGGAAGAGTTGCAATCTGAGGATGTTCGATGCGAAACAAATGAAACTTTATTGTGGAGATATCATACCGAGAGGTTTGCACACTGGATAAAGCAAAAG ATACCTACCAACTCAGAAGCTCATTCATCGAAGCTTAGGTGGTTGGCGTATGGGCCAAGGGTTATTGCTCAGTCTTACAAGGGATATGTCATTAACGGACATCGGTTTCACACAGATGATGTAAAGCTAAAGACTCAGAACAGTGGGGATTCATATGAAGCCTTCACCATGTGTCGGTCAAGTGCACGAGATAGTGGACAGATGGGAGATGTAGTTGTTTACTATGGTGTGATCAAGGAGATAATAATGTTGGATTACCACATGTTTCAAGTACCACTCTTCAAGTGTACTTGGGCCAATACAGGGAATGGTGTGAAGGAAGAAGACGGATTTACAATTGTTAATTCTGAAAACGAACCAATCTTCGTATCTGTTAGATCCATACATTCTTGCATCCCAAGCTAA
- the LOC125595105 gene encoding uncharacterized protein LOC125595105: MSKAYYRLEWDFIKLVLQRFGFHPKWINWIMQCVSTVTYSFFINGSPRGRVTPSRGIRQGDPLSPYIFIMCSEVLSGLCNKAQEDETLKGVRVARGCPRLNHLLFADDTMFFLRASKESGEALCRLLKRYEEASGQSINTEKSSINFSRHAPVALKRLSKTLSRSRRGRYRKISWASRAARKEKRDLFSSLVDRIKQKACGWSNRFLSTAGKMTMLTKNSISVNTLLVDTNMGDKKMAWIAWSKLVQPKESGVGGSSIVPTPYLASPVWEVLQLRKLLRMLRENGNLPWMEGDSNWSRYHHQLCRLGSRQWLQHQHLEKPWLSCSTQLRPMGPPPREFSQLTVSDLMLPDRNEWDIDMIQRVLPFEEQRILAIKPSLTGAPDKLSWLSTDTGDYSTKTRYKAVLSSRSVEDAWSIEDGSFDWKKSVWKLQTTPKIKLFIWKALHGALPVSEALKARGINTDGQCKRCICLNLLIICSFIAPMLDSLEISPCLPKH, encoded by the exons ATGAGTAAAGCCTATTATAGGCTCGAATGGGACTTCATCAAATTGGTATTACAGCGCTTCGGCTTTCATCCGAAGTGGATTAACTGGATCATGCAGTGTGTCTCTACAGTTACTTACTCCTTCTTCATTAACGGCTCGCCTAGAGGAAGAGTCACACCGAGTAGAGGTATCCGTCAAGGAGACCCTCTCTCACCATACATCTTCATTATGTGTAGTGAGGTTCTCTCGGGTCTATGTAACAAAGCGCAAGAGGACGAAACCCTTAAAGGAGTCCGTGTAGCACGAGGGTGTCCTCGTCTCAACCATCTCCTCTTCGCCGACGACACAATGTTCTTCCTTCGAGCAAGCAAGGAAAGTGGAGAGGCTCTATGCCGGTTATTGAAGCGCTATGAAGAGGCTTCCGGACAGTcaatcaacactgaaaaatcGTCGATCAATTTCTCTAGACACGCCCCGGTAGCTCTAAAACGGCTGTCAAAGACGCTCTCTCGATCCAGAAGAGGGAGGTATCGGAAAATATCTTGGGCTTCCAGAGCTGCTCGGAAGGAAAAGAGAGACTTATTCTCATCATTAGTGGACCGCATAAAGCAAAAGGCCTGCGGGTGGTCAAACCGTTTCTTATCGACAGCCGGGAAGATGACTATGCTCACAA AGAATTCAATCAGCGTTAACACGCTTCTGGTGGACACGAACATGGGAGACAAGAAGATGGCATGGATTGCTTGGTCTAAGCTGGTGCAACCCAAGGAAAGTGGAG TTGGAGGCTCATCAATCGTCCCGACTCCCTACTTGGCGAGTCCTGTTTGGGAAGTATTGCAACTCCGAAAGCTTCTTAGAATGCTCAGAGAAAACGGCAATCTCCCATGGATGGAGGGGGATTCTAATTGGTCGCGATATCATCATCAACTCTGCAGGCTGGGAAGTAGGCAATGGCTTCAGCATCAACATCTGGAAAAACCATGGCTCAGTTGCTCCACACAGCTGAGACCTATGGGGCCACCACCGAGAGAATTCTCCCAGCTCACAGTGTCGGATCTCATGCTCCCGGACCGAAATGAGTGGGATATTGATATGATCCAGCGAGTGCTTCCTTTCGAGGAACAGAGGATCCTAGCCATTAAGCCAAGTTTAACCGGGGCTCCGGATAAACTCTCTTGGCTGAGCACGGATACAGGAGATTATTCGACAAAAACCAGATACAAAGCAGTCCTTTCCTCTCGAAGTGTAGAGGATGCATGGAGTATAGAGGATGGTTCTTTCGATTGGAAGAAGAGTGTTTGGAAGCTTCAAACAACACCGAAGATCAAATTGTTCATCTGGAAAGCTCTTCATGGAGCATTACCCGTTAGCGAAGCTCTCAAAGCCAGGGGAATCAACACTGATGGACAATGCAAACGATGTATATGCCTGAATCTATTGATCATCTGCTCTTTCATTGCTCCTATGCTAGACAGTTTGGAAATCAGCCCCTGTCTCCCCAAGCATTGA